A single genomic interval of Megalobrama amblycephala isolate DHTTF-2021 linkage group LG17, ASM1881202v1, whole genome shotgun sequence harbors:
- the rorcb gene encoding RAR-related orphan receptor C b: protein MRAQIEVIPCKICGDKSSGIHYGVITCEGCKGFFRRSQQNNAMYSCSRQRNCLIDRTNRNRCQHCRLQKCLALGMSRDAVKFGRMSKKQRDSLYAEVQRHQQLSQECLAGLGGGLTSRDREESGEDSAHSRPYSSGGSSSNLSDLDDIATLPDGLLFDLPLTPEEAGEYCALEMLGGSSGFGSAGSGSSSNQSSPEPSAVDLADAVRVKHEYILPENSLLTHSLLSSLPDNCSLHDIERITQNVVKSHLETCQYSPEEMKKVTWNLYTPEETRSFQLKSAEWMWQQCALHITNAIQYVVEFAKRISGFMDLCQNDQIILLKAGCLEVLLIRMCRAYNSSNNTMFFDGKFASPQLFKALGCDDLVNTVFELAKSLSRLQLSEEEMALFSAAVLLAPDRPWLTESQQVQKLQEKVYVALQHSLHMNGATTEKLDKMVSKLPQMKSICNLHIDKLEFFRLVHPETAYSFPPLYREVFGSEINFPDSTNS, encoded by the exons cTCAAATCGAGGTTATACCGTGTAAGATCTGTGGCGACAAATCCTCCGGGATTCACTATGGCGTTATTACGTGTGAAGGGTGCAAG ggTTTTTTCCGACGCAGCCAGCAGAACAATGCCATGTACTCATGTTCACGGCAGAGGAACTGCCTGATCGACCGAACTAACCGGAACCGCTGCCAGCACTGTCGTCTGCAGAAATGCCTGGCTCTCGGCATGAGCCGTGATG CGGTGAAGTTTGGCCGAATGTCAAAGAAACAGCGGGACAGCCTGTATGCGGAGGTGCAGCGGCACCAGCAGCTGTCTCAAGAGTGTCTGGCGGGTTTGGGTGGCGGTCTGACATCACGTGACCGTGAAGAGTCGGGCGAAGACAGCGCACACAGCCGGCCGTACAGCAGCGGAGGTTCCAGCTCCAATCTCAGTGACCTGGACGACATCGCCACGCTGCCCGACGGTTTGCTATTCGACCTGCCGCTCACCCCGGAGGAGGCTGGCGAGTACTGCGCTCTGGAGATGCTCGGGGGCAGCAGCGGGTTTGGGAGTGCAGGAAGTGGAAGTTCGTCAAATCAGAGCTCTCCAGAGCCCAGCGCTGTAGATTTGGCAGATGCAGTGAGGGTGAAGCATGAGTACATCCTGCCTGAAAACAGCCTACTTACACATTCTCTCCTGAGCTCTTTACCAGACAACTGCTCTCTACACGACATAG AGCGGATCACTCAAAACGTGGTGAAGTCTCACCTGGAGACGTGTCAGTACAGCCCAGAAGAGATGAAGAAAGTCACCTGGAACCTCTACACACCTGAAGAAACACGCAGCTTTCAGCTCAAG TCTGCAGAATGGATGTGGCAGCAGTGTGCCCTGCACATTACAAACGCCATCCAGTACGTTGTGGAGTTCGCTAAGCGCATCTCTGGATTCATGGACCTTTGCCAGAATGACCAGATCATCCTGCTCAAAGCAG GATGTCTGGAAGTCCTGCTGATCCGAATGTGTCGCGCTTACAACTCTTCCAACAACACTATGTTTTTTGATGGCAAGTTTGCCAGCCCTCAGCTCTTCAAAGCTCTCG GGTGTGATGACCTGGTGAACACTGTCTTTGAATTGGCTAAAAGTCTGAGTCGTCTTCAGCTGAGCGAGGAAGAAATGGCTTTATTCAGCGCCGCGGTCTTGCTGGCTCCAG ATCGGCCGTGGTTGACGGAGTCTCAGCAGGTTCAGAAGCTCCAAGAGAAGGTCTACGTGGCACTTCAGCACAGCCTGCACATGAATGGAGCCACTACTGAGAAACTGGACAAG ATGGTGTCCAAACTACCACAGATGAAGTCGATCTGTAACCTCCATATTGACAAGCTGGAGTTCTTCCGCCTGGTTCACCCGGAAACAGCCTACAGCTTCCCGCCTCTGTACAGGGAAGTGTTCGGCAGCGAGATCAACTTCCCTGACTCCACCAACAGTTAG